The Vigna unguiculata cultivar IT97K-499-35 chromosome 1, ASM411807v1, whole genome shotgun sequence nucleotide sequence ATCAGAGATTTTGCATGCGTCACTTATATGCAAACTTTAGGAAAAAATTCCCAggaaaaaatctgaaaaatctGATGTGGCAGGCTGCAGTCAGTACTTATCCACAACAATGGGAAACAACTATGCGGATGATTAAAGAAGTTAACTTGGACGCATTCAAGCATCTAATAGCCATACCCCCTAGGTAACTGAACTTATACAATATTGCTGTCACTTTAACATTGTCGATACATTCTTATACATTGTTCTCATTTTTGTGCATAAATAGGTATTGGTCTAGGTCCAGGTTCAACCCAAGACCTATGTCTGATACATTAGTGAATAATATGAGTGAGGCTTTCAACAGTGTAATTGTAGAGGCGAGGAGCAAGCCTATCATAAGTATGATGGAACAAATTAGAGGTTACTTGATGGATAGATGGGCCACAAACAGATCAAAGGTGACTGCTGCAGAAGGGCCAATCTGCCCGAAAATTAAATCAAGAATGAAACAGGAATCTAAAGAAACCAAAAACTGGTTACCAAGGTATTTGCTATTTGCTATTTGCTATTTGCTATTTGGTAttgtatatatacattttaagtGGTCAACTTTGTATCAACAACTTTGCTTTTATCATGGCAGGTGGTCTGCAGAAAATTTTTTTGAGGTTAGGCACACATTCAATGGGGAAAAATATGTTGTCAACCTAGATACCAGGGACTGCAGCTGTAGGAAATGGAGTATCACAGGGCTCCCTTGCTGTCACTCATTGGCTGCAATGAAATTCCTGAATTTGGATGAAGAAGACTTCATACCTTTATGCTTCAAGATGTCAACATATAAGGAGACTTACCAGCCAATAATATACCCAACCAATGGACAACACCAGTGGGATGTCACAGAATATCCAGATGTTTTACCTCCACCAAAAAGAATCCTACCAGGCAGGCCAAAGAAGAAAAGACGTCTAGAAGCTTGGGAGttaaagaagaaagataaaaaggTTATATCTGTGAATAGATCAggtgtaagaaaaaaatgtggCATATGTATGCAAATTGGCCACTTCAGAAAAACTTGCCCCCTACGGCCTAAAGAATATGGACCTGAACCTGCACCACATTCTGCACCAAAATCTGCTACTGCACCTACACCAGATTCTGCACCAGAATCTGCTACTGCACCTACACCAGCTTCTGTACCTACACCAGCTTCTGTACCAGACTCTGCACCTGCAACTACACCAGAATTTGTAACACACCCTGCATCTGCATCTGAATTACCTGCACCTGCATCTGCAACACAGCCTGCACCTGCAACCGCATCACAGTCTGCAACACAGAATGGACCTCCACCACCTTCTACAACACATGAACAAGCAACACAGATAACTCATGGAACAGAATCATCCCAACCAGTCCACCAAAATCTCATTCCTCAACCAACACGTGGTAGACCTTTTTCAAGGCAAAAACTCCAGCATAGGAGAGGCGTTGTATGGAAACCATGACTTTAGGATTAGTTTTAAGAATTCAGGCCGCACTTTTTGTAATGACTTTAAGTCTGCAACTTCACTTGAAGTATTTCATAtgtattatgttattttggatTGGTATTGTGTTACCAATACTTTTGTCGGATGTTTGTTATCCATACCTATGAACAATGTCCTTTTGTTATATCATATTTGATATTCAATGAATTTGTGGCAACTTATCCTGCTtttgttcaaatttaaatttctttcttattattTCAGCCCATGTAACATTTCAAATACCAGAAAAATAAATGCAGAACTTTAAAATATGGTTCACATTTTTCATAACTCCGAACTTTAattcatttcattaaatttcatattacaaAATAACCTTCCACACACCTAAAGTCAAACAACTTTAAACAGCTAATCTTTCACTACACAATTTTAAACAGCTAATCTTTCACTACAATATCAATCTACATCAACATCATGGATACTAAAATCAGATTCACTACAACCAATAGACACACCAATCCAATTAACAAGTTCACCCACTTTCTCCATCCCTTAACTTCTTTCTCTAGAATATAAATCTTTCGCCTTTGCCTCAGAATAATTGCATCTTTTTCGTCATCACCATCTTCAATGCACCATTTAAAGAAATTGCACCCATAACAACCTTCACTTCCACCCTgttcttcaaaaaaaaacacaacaaagaattACTTTACTATGCAACTATCtccaaacacaaacataaacttaCCCAAAAAAATAACACCATATGACTGACCTTGAAATTAGGGCATCCCCAAAACTGTCTCCCACCATTCTTGATTGTTCTAGCTGTTCTCAGCACAGCTGCCACTCCACAATTGCATGTGGGTGCTTCACCCAAGCCTCTACAGCCACCACTACTACAGCATGAGCTTTGATTTCGCATCACCCGTGAATTGTGAGTGCAAGAAGAAGAGGATTGAACCCTTGACATCTCTTCACCCTTTCAGAAAAACCAGAAGACGAGAAAACTAAAATTAGGTCAATCTCCACAACAAAAGGGGCACTTTAATTTGATCACAAATAAATACAATCCAAGTCATTTTATGTGAACCCTTATTTCTGCCACGTATCTGTTGCACACTGCCAGCTCAACAGGTCCCAAACGACGTCAAAGTGTATTTAACGGAAGGTACTAAAATAATCCTCtttaaaaagtttgggtactaaattgaacattcagaaagttcgggtaccaaaaTGAACattccgaaaaagtttgggtaccaaatcagTATTTATAcctaaaaattaatagttaacAATAAccttgtaacgtcccatttaatttaaaacagcaattaaaggaaacgccacacataagatagtaCAACAACGCAATCCTGGGGTTCTTAACaccacccctacaaaactaggcacaccacaatgccaACCGAAACAGGATAACGATTTGACTAAAAAGTTACAAATCCAAGAACAGCgaaatacaggggccatagcccaaAGAAGAGTCCAAAGGAAGCCATAGTCCAATCCACGTGGACTAGGCAGCGAAATCTCCATTTCCTTGCTGGCCACGAGAATCTcgtccatctgctcccatcaatcaaattgatgatcatcgcaaaagaaaagccacaccacagaacatacaacaaacaacagaaagggtaagccagagccaataacatattcatcatacagtcaattatattttcaccATCCCATACTCATACAACAACCAAACATATCATGACCCTTCATTCAATACattacgactcgactcgactcatctggatacatataacttagtcggattcagcggatgcttgcaattgtggtggatacctctgctcgaccctgtgctgctcacccccgagctatgtgttacaagtgttatgatgaatcaaatctccctcactacaaggttagcccttgatgaatttcaggcctcctgctactctcaccacaggagtcagtctgctctaagtgagactaactggctccttagagcgtcaggatgcaaccttaacttgaatccttacctagttatacagatagggcaccaccatggatacccactaacagggccatggaattacgtcccgaccactgaagcgcgaccccaaaagtctcacctagagaccccaaggaattatgcattGACACATACAAAACATAACCACACAGCCAAAATGATATTCACCATGCATGTATACGTTAATTGTACCAACCTTTAAGCCAACGCCTTTCATGTTCTAGGCCCAACTCATTTCCTCTCATCACAAACCATCCATGTACCAAGGACTTCCGAAATCATATCGTTATCATGCCTCTTtcataccaaccatttcattacaATCTCATGCGAAACTCATGTCAACTCATTAAACATAATTCATGACTTGCATTACTTTATCATACTCATTCATATCAAACCTTTAGCACAATACTCAAAGCCAAGCAAGCATTATCCATACAAAACCAAGAAAACCATCCCACAttgcactgtctcgcccagtaCCTCGCTCAGGTtggagggtctcgctcaggcgagatggtctcgcccaggcgagtccccttcgcctaggcgagggctcgaaaaagaCAGCAGGAGCATACACgggatctcgcctaggcgagatgctcgctcgctcaaaaagcCGAGCTGGttgcctgggcgacctttcgcgcaaaagtcctaggcgagctccctgttcatctcgcctaggcgagactggctcgcttgggcgagattaacaggtctcgccactgttcttcactgtcCTCAACACAGTTCATGcccaaacaacaacacaaatcaTGCCATACACTCACAGTCACATATAAACACGAAAATCACaggacatcatcaaaactaaCAACATTGCACCAGACAATAGGGTTCTAGCTTACCCTTACTTGGAACGAGCTAGCAAAACAACCCGACACGAGCTTGACCCTAAACAGCGGAACGCAATCCTTAATAGGCGACTCCAAGAGCTGGAAACCATGGCCAACAGCGGAAACATTAGTTGTTTAGGGTAACAGTGGGGGAAAAAACAGACACAAACGGAAGAAGCACTTACGTAGGAAGGGAAACGGGTTCGAACCGGCGTGCTCACGATGGtccccaaaccctagcagaggtagAAGACGACTGCGGCTCTAATGCAAGGATAACAATTTTCTGAAATGCCAAGAAGTGAAgtgtttagggcagacctaaagACTTTATCTGTTGAGTCGGGCTTAGGCCCACTTATAAGGGCAGTCCACTAActtttagggcagaaaaataaaaagggggCCTTACAAACTTGTatcataattgaattaaaaacaaactgtaataattttttataatttatagttaTTTAATCACAAATTCCCAGCCCATGTACATAGtgctttaattaatttatttatttaagcatacggttttttttagaaaaatatacttTTCTAATTCAAAGTAAAGTTTAactcatatattaaaatttaatgtaagaTTGAtctaattgttaaaatatttaattaaaataacccAAAAAATTTTAAGACACTATACTTAAAACGTGTCGTTCTTTACAGcattgaaattaattcaaaatttaaaaatcttttatgatcaattatttaatattaatccTTTTTTGAACCTACTCCAAAAATATagaagatttatttttttcacttaatcATCATTTAAATCTTAAATCAGACAATCGTATTTAAACTCTATTATTCAATGTGAAAAAcgcaataaatataaaaatatatttgtcatTTTGTAAGATTTGTTTGTACTAAAAAGATAGTGCGAAATTCCAAAAAATCCCAAACCTATAAATACCATTGGGTGTTGAGTTACCGTTTGTGCGGTGTGCATGAACGCCAATATGGGAAGCCTATTCGAGTCCATCGGAAATTTTTTCACCGGCGGCGATCAGATCCCGTGGTGCGACGGTGACGTCATTGCTGTAATCTACCTTCATTTTGATTTCCTTTCTTCCACCAATCTCAAATCCAACattaccttcttcttcttcttttttttcagttcttggtttcttcattttaaaaccCTAGTTTTGCAACCAGAAATTCGAATGTGTAAGGATTGATGGTTTTTCTAGAATCTTGATAGGGAATCGCAATGCTGTTGGGCTTTGAGACGATAATTGGTTTCATTTTACTGTATGTTAATTCGTGGCTGATTTGTTTTGAATGAATATCTTATTGGATGGGTTGAATAGATGTTTTTTCAGAGACATTTCCTTGAATTGATCTTggatctgttttttttttttttctttctgaagTGCTTAACCTTTGGTAATTAGATTTTAAAAGGATTTAA carries:
- the LOC114190525 gene encoding uncharacterized protein LOC114190525 is translated as MKNTIRDNPRTRAVDIRKKISRKWNVNVSKSVSRRARALANEEVEGSFKEQFKRIYDYAHEILRSNPGSTAKVKVDTIEGKTYFMRFYMCLKACKDSFFCCRPIIGLDGCFLKGRYGVDDLGGPNICSSITFMSDQQKGLLPAIQDILPGADQRFCMRHLYANFRKKFPGKNLKNLMWQAAVSTYPQQWETTMRMIKEVNLDAFKHLIAIPPRYWSRSRFNPRPMSDTLVNNMSEAFNSVIVEARSKPIISMMEQIRGYLMDRWATNRSKVTAAEGPICPKIKSRMKQESKETKNWLPRWSAENFFEVRHTFNGEKYVVNLDTRDCSCRKWSITGLPCCHSLAAMKFLNLDEEDFIPLCFKMSTYKETYQPIIYPTNGQHQWDVTEYPDVLPPPKRILPGRPKKKRRLEAWELKKKDKKVISVNRSGVRKKCGICMQIGHFRKTCPLRPKEYGPEPAPHSAPKSATAPTPDSAPESATAPTPASVPTPASVPDSAPATTPEFVTHPASASELPAPASATQPAPATASQSATQNGPPPPSTTHEQATQITHGTESSQPVHQNLIPQPTRGRPFSRQKLQHRRGVVWKP